A stretch of DNA from Micromonospora sp. WMMD1155:
GCCTCGGCGGCCTGCCGGGTGAGCAGGCACAACGGTTCGCGGTAGCCGGTGATCGGACGGCCGACGAAGTTGTGCGGTGTGGCGTAGCGGATGTCGGCGTGGACGCGCGGGTCGACGTCGGTCAGCACGACGAACCCGGGCAGCCGCTCGACGGGGCTCGGCGTGGGACTGACCGGCGTCGGCGGGGACGCGGTCGGCGCGGCGGGCCGGGGCTCCGCCCGCGAACAGCCCCCGAGCAGCGCGACGCACGCGAGCACGACGGCGCAGACGCGGGTACGCACCAGTCCTGTCTATCAGCCCTGGCCGGAGCCCGCGCCGGTTCACCGGTCGGGCCGAGGGCCGGACAGTTCGATCCGACCGGGTCAGCGGACCAGAAGCGTGTCCCGCATTCGTTCAGCCAGCCAGTCTCTGGACTCGTCCTCGGTCCAGCCGCACCGCAGCACCAGCGCGTCGTAGTGCGCCGGGTCGTTGAAGATCCACAGAGCGTCGATCGCCCGCTCGACGTCGGAGCCTTGGCGCAGCGAGCCGAGCGAACGCACTCGTTCAACAACCATCCGGGCGCCCGTGCGACGGTTGCGCAGCAGTGTCTCCCACACGTCGGCGACCTCGGACGCTTCGTCCGCGGCCCGCCGCACGGTCTCGAAGATCCGCGCGGCGCGCCTGCCGATCAGTGTGCACACATCGGCGTAGGCGTGCAGGACGCCGGCCTGCGTGTCGGCCTCGAAGACAGGCCGGAACCAGGGCCGTTGCGCGACAGGCACCGGCTCGTCGTCGCCGGCGAGCGCCTCGTCGAGGACCTGTCGTAGCAGCGCCGGCTTCGACCCGAAGGCGGCGAACACGGTGGGGCGCGCGACGCCCGCGGCGGCCGCCACGTCAGCCAGCGAGGTGCCGGCGTAACCGCGTGCGACGAACAACTCGGTCGCCGCGCCGACCACTGCCCGCCGGGTACGCCGCGCGCTCTCCTCGCGCACCGCTGACCGGTAGCGCCGGGTCGGCTTTCCGTCCTTGACACCGTCCATGACTTCGCCATACTAGCAACATATTCGCTGGACGCTGGATAGTGAATAGACGGCATCCACCAGACAGGGAGGCGACGCCATGGCAGGCCGTCCGTACGTGCGCCGCGCCGACGAGGGAGAGGCCCACTGGTTCGTCGGCAGCCTGATGACCATCAAGGCGACCGGCGAGCAGACCCGTGGCAGTCTCACCGTCGTCGAGTTCATCAATCCGCCCGGCTTCGCCGCACCTCTGCATCGACACCAGCACGAGGACGAGCTGTTCTACCTGCTGTCCGGCACCGCCGAGTTCCGCTGCGACGGCGAAGCCTTCACCGCCGGGCCAGGCGATTTCGTCCTCCTGCCCGTCGGACTGCCCCACACCTTCCTCGTCCGGCCCGATGAGCCGCTGCGCGCCCTACAGATCACCACCCCGGCCGGGTTCGAGCAGTTCGCCGCTGAGGCCGGCACCCCCGCCCGGAACCGGCGTCTGCCCGACCAGGCACCGATCGACCCCGCCGCCCTCGGCCACGCCGCCGCTCGGCACGGCATCGAACTGCTCGGGCCACCCCCGGGCGCTGAGTGAATCGACAGCGAAGGAGGCCGACACATGATGGACGGAACGATCCGACGGCGGGGTCGGTGGTGGGTGTTCGCAGCCGCCGCGGTCGCGCTCAGCGGCCTACCGGCCTGCGATTCGACACCGGCGGACCGGCCGGCCACGGCGGGCGGCGACCCGTCCCCCGCGGTCACCGCGGCGGGCACCGAGGCGAAGCCGATCGATGCCTGCGCACTGCTGTCCGCCGACGAGGTCGCACAGGTGATCGGAACCACGGGAGCCGGTGGCCCACGGGCCGGCGACTCCGGCGACGGTGGCAGCTCCTGCGTCTGGGAGAACCCGGAGACCTACCACTCGATCACCATCGACATCGGCAGCGACGGCACCGCCGTCGGCGGCGACCTACCGGCGGAATCCCCGTACGGACAGACCGAACCCGGCGCCGACGGCATCCGCTTCGCCTCGGGCGGCATCGCCGAGTTCGCTCTCCGGGACCGCGCCTGCGAGATCCAGGTCGTCACCAGGGTCACCGACAACAGCGACCGATCCACCGCGGTTCGGCTGATCGGCCTGGTCCGGGACCGCGCCTGACATCCGGCCCGGACAGTCCGATGAGCAACGTCCACGCCGAACCGGCCACGCAGACGACGGCTGCGACCGACCAGAAAGGGGTACCCGTGCGACGACTACCCGGCCACGGACCGGCCCGCACCACCGGAACGCGGCAGGCCTCGGCTATCTCCGTGGCGGTCATGATCCTTGCGCTGACCGGGTGCGGCACGGCCGAGCCGCCTCCGCTGCCGTCCGCCGTCGAGCAGCCCTCCGTCGACGCGCCCGCCGGCCCCGGCGACCACGCTGACGTCACCACGACCCCGGCACGGGCGGCCGACCCGTGTGCGTTGGTGCCGAAAGCCGCCGCCGAACGCCTGGCCGGGACGCCCCTGCAGGATCCGGTCGCCGCGCCGGAGTCGTGCACCTACACCGGCCCGATCAGCGGACCCACCGCCCAGGTCGAGGTCTACGTCGGCGCCGGGGCCAAGAAGATCCTCGACATCGACCGCGAACTCGGCCACGATCTGACAGTCATCACCGGCGTCGGTGACGAGGCGTACCTCGAGGACGGCGCGGTGTTCGTCAACGCCGGCGGCACCTGGGTCGCCGTCCGGCTGGTCAGCCTGGCCGATCCGGCGGCTTCCCAGCAGGCGTTGCGGGACCTGGCTCGGGACGCGGTGACCCGGTTATGACTCCCACGACGCGGCGAACCCGTCGGGTCGTCGCCGCCACCACCGTCCTGCCCGTCCTGCTCGGCCTGACCGCGTGCTTCGGCGCGCAGCCGACCACGTCGGGCGGTGACGGCGATGATCTGCGCTACGGGGCAGCACCTGCCGTACACCCGGACGTGACCCTCCACCGGGACGTCGTCATCGTGTCCGGCGGCAGCGGCGCGGTGCGGTCGGTCACCGACGGGGGTCTGACCTGGCGGCTCGACCCCGACGCCGGCAACGCCGGTCTGCTGGCCCCGGGCAAGGTCATGTTCGTCACCGGACGCGGGGTCGGGCGGGTGATCGACACCCGCCGTGACGGCCGGGACCTCGCCGTCACCATCGGCCCCGTGAACGTCACCGACGTCATCCAGGACGGCGAATTCACCTCCGAACAGCCCGTCTCCCTGGTCGACGCGACCGCCTACGAGTTCGACGACACCTTCTGGGTCCACCCGAGCACCGCAGCGCCGCGATCCGAACCGGCGGCGCCCACGACCGCGGACCGCGCCCCGAGCACCACCGGCAACGCGCTGACGCTGGCCGGCACCCGGCCACTCACCGCCACCGCGCCGCTCACCGCAGGCGCGGCCCGACCGAACGACCTGGAGGCTGAGGGCCTCTGCTGCGCCGACGGCGTCGGTGCCCGCTTCTCCTACCGCGACGGTGGGCTCGACCTCTCCGGCACCATCGTCTTCGCGATGAAGCAACCCTCGGCGACGTTCCACCTGGCGATCGACGGGTCCACGGTCACCGCGGCCGAGTTGCGGATCCACGGCGCCGCCGGAATCCGGATCCAGGTCGACGCCACCACCACGACCGGCCAGAACGCCCATCCCGTCGCCTTCGTCCCGGTCGCCTTCAGCGTTCCTCTCGAATCCATCCTGGGCATCCCCCTCTCCGCGACCGTCCGGCAGTCGATCGGCATCCGCACCGGCTTCAGCGCCGGACACACGACGATCAGGGCGACCGGCGAGTACTCACTCGGCGGCACCATGGGCTTCGGCTACGCCGACGGCAGGTTCGGCCCACGCTGGCCCGGCGGCCTACAGGTGAAGCGCAGCCTCGTCGACTCCGTCGACGGCCTGTCGGTGGGCGCGAACGCCCTGCTCATCGACTACGACGTGAAGTTCTTCGTCGGCCTCGGCGCGGTCGTGTTCAGCGCCGGACTGTACGCCGGGCTCACCACCACGGTGGGCATCACCCGAGGATCGAGCGTGGGCTTCGGTGGTCTGCAGGGCCTCGCCAACCGCGAGGGCTGCAACCGCGCCGATCTCACCATCAACGCGAGGTACGGCATCGGCTACACCATCCCGGCCCTGGTCGCCAAAGTGATCAACTTTTTCCTGCGGGTCTTCAACGCCAAACCCATCGCCGCCGAGGGCGGCATCCCCGACCCTCCACCCGTTGTCAACCTGGTCAACCAGCACTGGGTCACGGACCGGCCGGTGTGTCAGCACTGAGACCGCGATCAACGACAGAGACGGAAGTGGCCCGAAAGTTGTCCGGAATGTTTCCGTAACTCCGTCGCCCACTGGAACCGACCTGGCATGTCCTCAACCCCTACCGGTGAGGCAAGATGACGCGTGGAACGGGCACGCCGTTCCGGGACACACGGCGGACGGCGGCTTGCGGTCGTTCCTCCGGCTCGGTGAAGGAGACGCGGGTGGGCGCGGACGACGGACGCAGGGTGACCATCACCGCGATCGCACGGGAGGCCGGGGTCTCGGTGCCGACCGTGTCACGGGTGCTCAACGGTCGCTCCGATGTGGCCCCCGGCACCCGGGAGCGGGTCGAGGAACTGCTGCGTCACCACGGCTACCGGCGGCGCACCAGCCGCAGCGTGCGCCGCGCCGGCCTCGTGGACCTGGTCTTCAACGACCTGGACAGCCCCTGGGCCGTGGAGATCATCCGCGGTGTGGAGGATGTCGGGCACGGCGCGGGCCTCGGCACCGTGGTGTCCGCGATCCACCGACAGCCCACCGCCGCCCGGCAGTGGCTGCAGAATCTGCGCGCCCGGGCCACCGACGGTGTCATCTTCGTGACCTCGCACCTGAGCCCGCCGCTGCACGCGCAGCTCCGCCGCCTCAACGTGCCGGTGGTGGTCGTCGACCCGGCCGGCGTTCCCGCCATGGACGTGCCGACCATCGGCGCGACCAACTGGGCCGGTGGGCTCGCCGCCACCGAACACCTGCTGTCGATCGGGCACCGGCGCATCGGCTTCGTGGCCGGCCCCACGCATCTGCTGTGCAGCCGCGCACGCCTGGACGGTTACCGGGCCGGGTTGGAGGCCGCCGGGGTGCCGGTGGACGACGCGCTCATCTACCCGGGCGATTTCTACCACGCCTCCGGTTTCTCCGGCGGAACGGCGCTGCTCGACCTCCCCGACCCGCCGACCGCCATCTTCGCCGCCAGCGACCAGATGGCCTTCGGCGTCTACGAGGCCATTCGACGCCGAGGCTTGCGAGTGCCCGACGACGTCAGCGTCGTCGGCTTCGACGACCTGCCGGAGGCCCGGTGGGCGTCACCGCCGCTGACCACGGTGCGCCAGCCCCTGGTCGAGATGGGACGGTTGGCGGCCCGGACCGTGCTGCGCCTGTCCCAGGGCGAGGGCATCGACTCGCCCCGTGTCGAACTCGCCACCGAACTGGTCGTGCGGGACAGCACCGCCGCCCCGCCGACCGGCTCGCCCGGCCCGTCGTGACGGCCGGACCTGCGCCGGAGACCGGTCGGAGCGCTTCCGATCCGGTTCCGGTAATTGCGGCCGCCGGACAGCAACCCGGCCGAGGCCGGTTCGGGGTGATGGCCCTGCGCGGGCATGCCAGCAGGCCGCCGGAAGGTGACCCGTCCATGCCGGGCCGCCGGCGGGCGCGGTGAGCGACGACTGGTCTCCCACCGCGCCGCCGGATCAGTGGTGGTGGTGCGAGCGGACGGCCTTGCGGATCGTCACCGGCAGCGCGGGCGCGCCGTCGACGGGCGCGGGGTCCTCGGCGGTCGGGGCCACTCCCCCGGCGGCGATCCGGTCCAGGGTGGCCAGCCCGGCACCGTCGACCGCACCGAAGATCGTGTAGTTGGGGCGCAGCGCCGAGTTCGCGTACACCAGGAAGAACTGGCTGCCGTTGGTGTCCGGCCCGGCGTTGGCCATCGCGAGGACGCCACGGGCGTACACCCGGCGTTCCCCGGTCGGGTCGGTCGGCGCCGGCGGCAGGCCGGTCGGCAGTTCGTCGCGGTAGCGGTATCCCGGGCCGCCCTCGCCGGTGCCGGAGGGGTCACCGCACTGCAACACGCTCAGCGTCGGGTACGCGGTGAGCCGGTGGCACGACGTACGGTCGTAGAACCGCTTGCCGACCAGGTGCAGGAAGCTCTGCACGGTGCACGGCGCGGCGGCCCGGTCCAGGGTCAACCCGATCGGGCCGTGGTTGGTCGCCAGGGTCACCCGGACCATGCCCCGGGCCGGGGTGCGTCGCGGGTCGGGCGGCAGCGGCACCGGTCGGGCCGCCGGCTCGTCCGGCGTCTCGGTGTACGCACACGGGCCGTGCGTGGTGCGCGGCGGTCGAGTGGCGGCGTCGATGCGTTGTGCAGCGGACGCGGCCGACGTGCCCGGTGCGTTCGCCCCGTCTGCCGACGGGCCCGGCGCGGCGAGCGCGGCGGCGGACGCGCCGACGACCAGCGCCCCGGCGAGCACTGTCACCCCCGCGAGGCGGGTCAGGACGCGGCGGGGTGTCGCCACGCGGAGGCGCGGTGGGAGTTCACTCGACACAGGGATCCTCCTGGACTCGTGGTGCCACGAAGACCGGAGTCTATGGAGGGCAGCGCCGGATGTCGATTCGTCAGGGCAGGCGACGGCGACGCCGCCACAGCAGTCCACCCATCAAGCCCAGCACGGCCGCGCCACTGGCCGCGGTCACCGACCAGAGCCATCCCGCGTCGCTGTGCCCCGGCCCGCTGGCCGCCGCCGGTCGGGGCGCGCCGGGAACCGCCAACGCGGACGGCGCCGCCGACGGCGTGGCGGTCAGCTCGCCCGGCTCGACCAACCGGCCGACTGAGGCGTCCCGGGGCACGGTGAACCCCCAGTCGAGCAGGGCCGCACCCTGCTCCCAGCCGCGCTTCGGCGCCGACTCGGCACCCAGCAGGGTCACCACCAGCCGTCGTCCTCCCCGTTCCGCCGCCCCCACGTAGGTGTGCCGGGCGAGGTCGGTGAAGCCGGTCTTGCCGCCGAGCGCACCCGGGTACCGGTAGATGAGCTGGTTCTCGTTCTGGATGGCGAAACCCTTGGTGCGTTGCGCCCGCTGGGCCGGAATCGACGTCTGCTCGGTCAACGCGTACCGACGGAAGGTCGGCTGGGCGAAGCAGGCGCGGGCGATCAACGCCAGGTCGTACGCGCTGGTGAACTGGCCCGCCCCGTCCAGCCCGGACGGGGTGACCGCGTGCGTCTGGAGCGCGCCGAGGTGGTGCGCGTGCTCGTTCATGGCGCGTACGCCGGCGGCGCTGTCCGTGCCGCTGCCGAGTCGGGCCAGCGCGTTGGCGGCCTCGTTGCCGGAGTTGAGCAGCAACCCGAGCCAGATGGTCTCGATGGTGTACCGGCCTCCGGCGACCAGGCCCACGGCCGAGGAGCCGGGTTCGATGTTCATGTCGTCGTCGGTGACGGTGACCGTCTGCTTCGGGTCCAGCCGGGGCAGCATCGTGGCCGCCAGCAGGAGCTTCTGCACGCTGGCCGGGGTGCCGTACTCGTGCGGGCCGCAACCGCCGAGCACCTGGCCGCTGTCCAGGTCGGCGACCAGCCACGACGTGGCGCTGACAGCCGGTGGGGCGGCGACATCGGCCGGCACGACCAGACCGGCGGTGTCCAGCCCGACGCCGCCGACGACCCGCTGCGCGGGCACGGCGGGCGGGGGCGAGGGCCGGGGTGGACGGGACATCGCCGACACCGCAACCCGGGGGCATCGCACCGACGGCACGGCGGACGCTCCCGCCGCGGCGACCGGAGCGGGAGCGAGCAGGACGGCGGACGTCGTGGCCGCCAGCAGCGCAGCTCTCATGTGCCCGACCCTAGTCACGACGATCGCCCGGCGGGACGGGATGCGGGGTCAACCCGAGCGCTCAGGTAGTCGTGCAGCGCGGCGCTGCCCCGCAGTCGGCGCAGGCTGCGGGCGTGCAGCTCCTGCTCGCGGCGGGCCAGTTCGGCGCGCACCCGCTGCGGGCTGCCGGTGGTCCGCAGCTCGCCCAGCACCGCCTCGATGATCTCGAACGGGTACACGCCCCGGCGCAGCAGCGCGATGACCTGCGCGGCGCGTAGCTCCACCTCGTCGTACACCCGGTAGTTGGTGCCCGGGGCGCGACCCGGCCGCAGCAGCCCGCGGTCCTCCCACAGCCGGAGCTGCGAGGTCCGGACGCCGACCAGGTCGGCGACCTCGCCGATGCGGGCGTCGCGGCGTGGGGCGGGCCGGGCCTGCGACGGGCTGGCCAGCACGGTCTCGAAGGCGCCGAGCACCCGGCGGATCTCCGCGCGCTCCCGGTCCAGTTCGGCATGGCCGCCGTCGAGCGCCGCCAGGGCCGTCGGCAGGTCACCGGAGTGCACCGCCGCCATGATCTCCCGGGTACGGATCCAGCCGTGCCCCTCGGCCAGGCGGCGCGCCACGGTCAGCGCCCGCGCGTGCTCGGTCGTGAAGATCCGGTAACCGCTGGCGGTGCGGCGCACCGGCGGCAACACCCCCTGCTCGACGTAGTTGCGCACCTGCTGCACCGAGATCCCGACGGTGGCGGCGAGGTCGACGGCGCGCAGCCGTTCGACGGGTCCGGAGGTCACGACGGCAACCGTACCGGTTACCACGTGATTTGAGACTTTCCGGAGCAGTTCCTCGCGGTCTGCTCGGCTATCTCGGCGAAAGTCTCTACATGGGGATGAATGAGACAATGGAATCCGTCAGCCCGGCGGGCACGAGTCCCGCCACGAATTCGTGAAGGGTCCGCATGTCGCAGCCAGCATGGTCCGCAGCCGACAGCCACGACATGATCGAGGTACGCGGAGCGCGGGAGAACAACCTCGCCAGCGTCTCGGTCGACATCCCCAAACGCCGGTTGACGGTCTTCACCGGCGTCTCCGGCTCCGGCAAGTCGTCGCTCGTCTTCGGCACCATCGCCGCCGAGTCCCAGCGCATGATCAACGAGACCTACAGCGCCTTCCTCCAGTCGTTCATGCCGAACCTCAACCGGCCGGACGTCGACTCGCTGCGCAACCTCAGCGCGGCCATCGTCGTCGACCAGGAACGGATGGGCGTCAACTCCCGCTCCACCGTCGGCACCGCCACCGACGCGTACGCGATGCTGCGGATCCTGTTCAGCCGGCTCGGCCGACCGGTGGTGGGCGGCGCCGGGGCGTTCAGCTTCAACCTGCCCGAGGGCATGTGCCTCACCTGCGAAGGGCTGGGCCGGGTCTCCGACCTCGACATCAACGAGTTGGTCGACGTCGAACGCTCCCTCAACGACGGCGCGATCACCGCGCCCAACTTCGCCGTCGGCTCCTGGTACTGGCAGACCATCGTCGGCTCCGGCCTGTTCGACCCCGACGTCAAGCTGCAGGACTTCACCCCGCAGCAGTGGGACGACTTCCTCCACAAGCCGGCCACGAAGATCAAGGTGGGCAGCAACAACTGGACGTACGAGGGTCTGGCGGTCAAGGTCAAGCGGCTCCTACTGGCCAAGGACCGCGAGTCGATGCAACCGCACATCCGCGCCTTCGTCGACCGGGCGGTCACCTTCACCAGTTGCGGCGACTGCGGCGGCACCCGCCTCAACGCGGCAGCCCTGTCGTCGCGGATCGCCGGACGGAACATCGCCGAGTGCTCGGCCATGCAGATCAGCGACCTGGCCGCGTTCGTTCGGGGCGTCGACGACCCGGGAGCAGCCCCACTCGTCGCCAACCTCCGCGACCTGTTGGAGTCCCTGGTCGAGATCGGGCTGGGCTACCTCAGCCTGGACCGCGAGTCGGCGACCCTCTCCGGCGGCGAGGCGCAACGGGTGAAGATGGTCCGGCACCTCGGCTCCAGCCTCTCCGACGTCACGTACGTCTTCGACGAGCCCACCGTCGGCCTGCACCCGCACGACATCGCCCGGATGAACGACCTGCTGCTGCGACTGCGCGACAAGGGCAACACCGTGCTGGTGGTCGAGCACAAACCGGAGACCATCACGATCGCCGACCACGTGGTCGACCTCGGCCCCGGGGCCGGCAGCGACGGCGGTCGGATCTGCTTCGCCGGTGACGTCGCCGAGCTACGCCGCTCCGACACCCTGACCGGTCGGCACCTGGACCACCGGGTGACCCTGCGCGCCGACGTACGCCGACCCACCGGCCAGCTCGCCATCCGCCAGGCCGACCTGCACAACCTGCGCGACGTGGACGTGGACATCCCGCTCGGCGTGCTCACCGTGGTCACTGGCGTGGCCGGCTCCGGCAAGAGCTCGCTGATCCACGGGTCGCTGCGCGGCCGACCCGGCGTCGTGATCGTGGACCAGTCCCCGATCCGTGGCTCCCGGCGCAGCAACCCGGCCACCTACAGCGGGCTGCTCGACCCGATCCGCACCGCGTTCGCCAAGGCCAACGGGGTCAAGGCCGCCTTGTTCAGCGCCAACTCCGAGGGCGCCTGCCCGGCCTGCAAAGGCATCGGCCTGATCTACACGGACCTGGCGATGATGGCCGGCGTGGCGAGCGTCTGCGAACGGTGCGAGGGCCGACGCTTCACCGACGAGGTGCTCACGTACACGCTGCGCGGCAAGAACATCAGCGAGGTGCTGGCCATGTCGGTCACCGAGGCGCACGGGTTCTTCCCGCACCCCATCCTCAACCGTCTGGTCGACGTCGGGCTGGGCTACCTCAGCCTCGGTCAGCCGTTGACCACCCTGTCCGGCGGCGAGCGGCAACGACTCAAGCTCGCCATCCACCTGGCGGAGAAGACCACCACGTACGTCCTGGACGAACCCACCACCGGCCTGCACCTGGCCGACGTGGATCAGTTGCTGGCCCTGCTCGACCGGATGGTCGACGCCGGCAACACGGTGATCGTCATCGAGCACCACCAGGCGGTCATGGCGCACGCGGACTGGCTGATCGACATGGGCCCCGGGGCGGGACACGACGGAGGCCGGGTCGTCTTCACCGGCACCCCCGCCGACCTGGTGGCCCACGGTGACACCCTCACCGCCACCCACCTACGCGAGTACGTCACCGAACCGGCGGTGATCCCCAGGGGGTGACGCTTGTGGGTTCGGGCTTTCCGGGCTGTGCGCGCGGCCGGCCAGGGGCGTGCCCGCAGCCGGTCGGGGGCGCGACGGGGTGCACGGCTTGGCCAGGGCGTGCGCGCGGTCCGGTCGAAGCGTGTGGAGGTTTGCGGCTCAGGCGACGCCGCGTAGCCAGCGCCGCTGCCAGGGGGTCTCCACCGCCTTCAGGTGGTAGCCCGCCCGCACCCACGGCACCGCCCGCTCGACCGGCAGACCGTCGAGGATCGCCAACGCGGCCAGGGCCGTTCCGGTGCGGCCCACCCCACCCCGACAGGCCACCTCGACGCGTTCGCCGTCGTGCGCCCGCCGCAGTGCCTCCCGCAGGGCATCGAGGGCGTCGGCGCGATCCAGCGGAACCCAGAAATCGGGCCACCGGATCCGCCGATGCGGCCAGGCCGGCACCGGACCAGGTGCCAACAGCACGGCGAAGTCGGCAGGCGAGGTCTCCGCAGCGACACGGCGCCCGCGCACCGCAACCCCACTGGGGAGTACGAGTACGCCCGGCTGCTCGGACCACGGCTGCGCGTCTGTCATCCGGACATTGTGCCGCCGCCCTCTCAGCAGAGACAGCGCCGCCCCCGGCCGTGTGGGTCGGGGGCGGCGCTGGTGTCGGTGTGCAGGTCGCCTCTCGGCGAGTGGCACGACGCGGCTCCAGCCGAACGGTATTCCGCGAGGGCGATATAGGTGAGGCCCGGGGACACTGAGTCACACCGACACCCTCCACAACCAGCCCGACCCCGACGTTGTTCCCGGCGTCCCGCTTCCCGCCGCAACTTCCTTGCCGCGCTACCTCACACCATCCCGAAGCGCGCTGCCACACCGCCGCATCACGAGATCTTGGACAGTTTCCGTTCTCGCGTAACGGAAACTGTCCCAAGATCTCGGTGTGGATGTGCCGCTGGCCGGCACCCCGTTGTGGGGGTGCCGGCCAGCGGTCGGTTGGTGCGGTTGGGGGTCAGCTGTTCCAGTGCTGGGCGACCAGCTCGGTGGCCTGCTGCTCCCACTGGGCGTAGGCGTCGGGGTAGGCCGAGACCTGCACGGTCTGCGCGGCATCCGTCAGCGGCATGCCCTGCCACCCGTCGACCTGCTTGAGGCCCTTGAGGAACGCGGTGGTCGAGTAGGCCGGGTCGGTGATCTGCTCCGGCGTGCCCCAACCACTGGACGGGCGCTGCTGGAACAGGCCCAGCGAGTCGTGGTCGTTGGCGTCGCCGAGGTGGCCGAGGTTCTCCAGCTTGGACTCCTGCAGGCTCGTCGCGATCGAGATCACCGCGGCCCGCTCCGGCAGACCGGCCTTCTTCGTGGCGTCGATGATCGCCTTGACGTTGGCCGTCTGCTCGTCGTTCAGGTCGATGTGCGACTGCTCGCCCTGCGGCTTCGGTGCCGCCGACGGCACCGCGACAGCGGCAGGCTTGGCATCGACCGGGTTGGCGTGGGCGGCGATCGGACCGGCGAACACACCACCGGCGAACGCCAGACCAGCAACGGACAGCACACTCTTACGCATGATCGTGTTCATGGGGGAAGCTCCTTCGGGGGTAGGAACACCCGCAGTGATGCCACGGGTGTGAGCACCTCGTCCGGCGCTGCAACAAAGTCTTTGGGGGATCATCGGCGGCCTGCGAGCGGGGGGCTCGCGGCGCCGGGGCCCAGGTGTAACGACCCGGGGGCCGGGGTCATTCCGGGGATGGACCATCCGCTGGCACCCGGTGAAGCGGGGTACCGGTCGGGCCGGGGTCCAGGTGCAACGATCTGCGAACCGGGGTCATTCCGGGGCCGGCCGGTCGAGCCAGCGGCCGTGGTCCTGCGATCGTCGGAGTATGTAACGACCCCCGCCCGACCATCATTCCGGCCCACGAGTGCAGCCGACCACAG
This window harbors:
- a CDS encoding MerR family transcriptional regulator, with amino-acid sequence MTSGPVERLRAVDLAATVGISVQQVRNYVEQGVLPPVRRTASGYRIFTTEHARALTVARRLAEGHGWIRTREIMAAVHSGDLPTALAALDGGHAELDRERAEIRRVLGAFETVLASPSQARPAPRRDARIGEVADLVGVRTSQLRLWEDRGLLRPGRAPGTNYRVYDEVELRAAQVIALLRRGVYPFEIIEAVLGELRTTGSPQRVRAELARREQELHARSLRRLRGSAALHDYLSARVDPASRPAGRSS
- a CDS encoding quercetin 2,3-dioxygenase; translation: MAGRPYVRRADEGEAHWFVGSLMTIKATGEQTRGSLTVVEFINPPGFAAPLHRHQHEDELFYLLSGTAEFRCDGEAFTAGPGDFVLLPVGLPHTFLVRPDEPLRALQITTPAGFEQFAAEAGTPARNRRLPDQAPIDPAALGHAAARHGIELLGPPPGAE
- a CDS encoding LacI family DNA-binding transcriptional regulator, whose translation is MGADDGRRVTITAIAREAGVSVPTVSRVLNGRSDVAPGTRERVEELLRHHGYRRRTSRSVRRAGLVDLVFNDLDSPWAVEIIRGVEDVGHGAGLGTVVSAIHRQPTAARQWLQNLRARATDGVIFVTSHLSPPLHAQLRRLNVPVVVVDPAGVPAMDVPTIGATNWAGGLAATEHLLSIGHRRIGFVAGPTHLLCSRARLDGYRAGLEAAGVPVDDALIYPGDFYHASGFSGGTALLDLPDPPTAIFAASDQMAFGVYEAIRRRGLRVPDDVSVVGFDDLPEARWASPPLTTVRQPLVEMGRLAARTVLRLSQGEGIDSPRVELATELVVRDSTAAPPTGSPGPS
- a CDS encoding TetR/AcrR family transcriptional regulator — translated: MDGVKDGKPTRRYRSAVREESARRTRRAVVGAATELFVARGYAGTSLADVAAAAGVARPTVFAAFGSKPALLRQVLDEALAGDDEPVPVAQRPWFRPVFEADTQAGVLHAYADVCTLIGRRAARIFETVRRAADEASEVADVWETLLRNRRTGARMVVERVRSLGSLRQGSDVERAIDALWIFNDPAHYDALVLRCGWTEDESRDWLAERMRDTLLVR
- a CDS encoding peptidylprolyl isomerase, which codes for MSSELPPRLRVATPRRVLTRLAGVTVLAGALVVGASAAALAAPGPSADGANAPGTSAASAAQRIDAATRPPRTTHGPCAYTETPDEPAARPVPLPPDPRRTPARGMVRVTLATNHGPIGLTLDRAAAPCTVQSFLHLVGKRFYDRTSCHRLTAYPTLSVLQCGDPSGTGEGGPGYRYRDELPTGLPPAPTDPTGERRVYARGVLAMANAGPDTNGSQFFLVYANSALRPNYTIFGAVDGAGLATLDRIAAGGVAPTAEDPAPVDGAPALPVTIRKAVRSHHHH
- a CDS encoding protein-tyrosine phosphatase family protein → MTDAQPWSEQPGVLVLPSGVAVRGRRVAAETSPADFAVLLAPGPVPAWPHRRIRWPDFWVPLDRADALDALREALRRAHDGERVEVACRGGVGRTGTALAALAILDGLPVERAVPWVRAGYHLKAVETPWQRRWLRGVA
- a CDS encoding excinuclease ABC subunit UvrA, yielding MSQPAWSAADSHDMIEVRGARENNLASVSVDIPKRRLTVFTGVSGSGKSSLVFGTIAAESQRMINETYSAFLQSFMPNLNRPDVDSLRNLSAAIVVDQERMGVNSRSTVGTATDAYAMLRILFSRLGRPVVGGAGAFSFNLPEGMCLTCEGLGRVSDLDINELVDVERSLNDGAITAPNFAVGSWYWQTIVGSGLFDPDVKLQDFTPQQWDDFLHKPATKIKVGSNNWTYEGLAVKVKRLLLAKDRESMQPHIRAFVDRAVTFTSCGDCGGTRLNAAALSSRIAGRNIAECSAMQISDLAAFVRGVDDPGAAPLVANLRDLLESLVEIGLGYLSLDRESATLSGGEAQRVKMVRHLGSSLSDVTYVFDEPTVGLHPHDIARMNDLLLRLRDKGNTVLVVEHKPETITIADHVVDLGPGAGSDGGRICFAGDVAELRRSDTLTGRHLDHRVTLRADVRRPTGQLAIRQADLHNLRDVDVDIPLGVLTVVTGVAGSGKSSLIHGSLRGRPGVVIVDQSPIRGSRRSNPATYSGLLDPIRTAFAKANGVKAALFSANSEGACPACKGIGLIYTDLAMMAGVASVCERCEGRRFTDEVLTYTLRGKNISEVLAMSVTEAHGFFPHPILNRLVDVGLGYLSLGQPLTTLSGGERQRLKLAIHLAEKTTTYVLDEPTTGLHLADVDQLLALLDRMVDAGNTVIVIEHHQAVMAHADWLIDMGPGAGHDGGRVVFTGTPADLVAHGDTLTATHLREYVTEPAVIPRG
- a CDS encoding serine hydrolase, which encodes MRAALLAATTSAVLLAPAPVAAAGASAVPSVRCPRVAVSAMSRPPRPSPPPAVPAQRVVGGVGLDTAGLVVPADVAAPPAVSATSWLVADLDSGQVLGGCGPHEYGTPASVQKLLLAATMLPRLDPKQTVTVTDDDMNIEPGSSAVGLVAGGRYTIETIWLGLLLNSGNEAANALARLGSGTDSAAGVRAMNEHAHHLGALQTHAVTPSGLDGAGQFTSAYDLALIARACFAQPTFRRYALTEQTSIPAQRAQRTKGFAIQNENQLIYRYPGALGGKTGFTDLARHTYVGAAERGGRRLVVTLLGAESAPKRGWEQGAALLDWGFTVPRDASVGRLVEPGELTATPSAAPSALAVPGAPRPAAASGPGHSDAGWLWSVTAASGAAVLGLMGGLLWRRRRRLP